One Cydia amplana chromosome 18, ilCydAmpl1.1, whole genome shotgun sequence DNA segment encodes these proteins:
- the LOC134656461 gene encoding poly(A) RNA polymerase gld-2 homolog A-like isoform X1, with product MSEGAPMLYHGGGGFGGPRQGFASGGPLERACHFPALELPPGPATPHHPERPARDNTAFGYESDDSSLSSNASGSNKSGEKGESASSASDPNTSPQGYAVREWRGRARREPHRPRRIAPERYLNASYPFQVKFTPDDLLNGSKWDNLSQEIWDKFVKSQQTEETFRKKMNLWRYLYVTIKSIFPRYGLYVVGSTMSGFALDSSDMDLCLYVRALGETEPRAHALLHLNYILAYIKSFDRDAELIQAKVPILKFRDARAGLQVDLNCNNVVGIRNTSLLYCYSRLDWRVRPLVAVTKLWAQAHDINDARHCTLSSYSLTLMVIHFLQCGTSPPVLPCVCVRGPWEVRAARHNRASLAELFLQLLRYYATFPYDKMAVSVRAGRCVPVAACRAARSHKNEPHQWKLLCVEEPFDLTNTARSVYDPDTFVRIVDTFRSSAARLAASPRLAAAWPSPPPPPPPLYQPER from the exons ATGAGTGAAGGCGCGCCTATGCTGTACCATGGAGGGGGTGGGTTCGGAGGGCCGCGCCAGGGCTTCGCGTCAGGAGGGCCTCTGGAGCGAGCGTGCCACTTCCCCGCGCTCGAACTGCCGCCGGGACCGGCCACGCCGCATCACCCTGAGCGCCCTGCTAGGGACAACACTGCCTTTGGCTATGAGTCAGATGACTCCAGTTTGTCCAGCAATGCATCAGGATCCAATAAAAGTGGTGAGAAAG GTGAGAGCGCATCCAGTGCCTCAGATCCCAACACATCGCCGCAAGGCTACGCGGTGCGCGAGTGGCGCGGGCGGGCGCGCCGCGAGCCGCACCGCCCGCGCCGCATCGCGCCCGAGCGCTACCTCAACGCCTCCTACCCCTTCCAGGTCAAGTTCACGCCCGACGACTTGCTTAATG GATCCAAATGGGACAACCTGTCGCAGGAGATCTGGGACAAGTTTGTCAAGTCACAGCAGACAGAGGAGACATTCCGCAAGAAGATGAACCTCTGGAGATACCTCTACGTCACTATAAAG TCAATATTCCCGCGCTACGGGCTGTACGTGGTAGGCTCCACGATGTCGGGGTTCGCGTTAGACTCGTCGGACATGGACCTGTGCCTGTACGTGCGCGCGCTGGGCGAGACCGAGCCGCGCGCGCATGCGCTCCTCCACCTCAACTACATACTCGCCTACATCAAGAGCTTCGATCGCG ATGCCGAGCTGATTCAGGCAAAAGTGCCGATTCTGAAGTTCCGCGACGCGCGTGCCGGGCTGCAGGTGGACCTGAACTGCAATAATGTCGTTGGTATTAGGAACACCAGTTTGCTCTACTGCTACTCCCGTC TGGACTGGCGTGTACGGCCGCTGGTGGCGGTGACCAAACTCTGGGCACAGGCACACGACATCAACGACGCGAGGCATTGTACGCTTTCCTCATATTCGCTCACGCTCATGGTCATACACTTCTTGCAGT GCGGCACGTCGCCGCCGGTGCTGCCGTGCGTGTGCGTGCGCGGGCCGTGGGAGGTGCGCGCCGCGCGGCACAACCGCGCCTCGCTCGCAGAGCTGTTCCTGCAGCTGCTGCGGTACTACGCCACCTTCCC GTACGACAAGATGGCGGTGTCTGTGCGCGCGGGCCGCTGCGTGCCGGTGGCGgcgtgccgcgccgcgcgcagcCACAAGAACGAGCCGCACCAGTGGAAGCTGCTCTGTGTCGAAG AGCCGTTCGACCTGACGAACACGGCGCGCTCGGTGTACGACCCGGACACGTTCGTGCGCATCGTGGACACGTTCCGCAGCAGCGCCGCGCGCCTCGCCGCCTCGCCGCGCCTCGCCGCCGCGTggccgtcgccgccgccgccgccgccgccgctctaCCAGCCCGAGCGATGA
- the LOC134656461 gene encoding poly(A) RNA polymerase gld-2 homolog A-like isoform X2 — translation MSEGAPMLYHGGGGFGGPRQGFASGGPLERACHFPALELPPGPATPHHPERPARDNTAFGYESDDSSLSSNASGSNKSGESASSASDPNTSPQGYAVREWRGRARREPHRPRRIAPERYLNASYPFQVKFTPDDLLNGSKWDNLSQEIWDKFVKSQQTEETFRKKMNLWRYLYVTIKSIFPRYGLYVVGSTMSGFALDSSDMDLCLYVRALGETEPRAHALLHLNYILAYIKSFDRDAELIQAKVPILKFRDARAGLQVDLNCNNVVGIRNTSLLYCYSRLDWRVRPLVAVTKLWAQAHDINDARHCTLSSYSLTLMVIHFLQCGTSPPVLPCVCVRGPWEVRAARHNRASLAELFLQLLRYYATFPYDKMAVSVRAGRCVPVAACRAARSHKNEPHQWKLLCVEEPFDLTNTARSVYDPDTFVRIVDTFRSSAARLAASPRLAAAWPSPPPPPPPLYQPER, via the exons ATGAGTGAAGGCGCGCCTATGCTGTACCATGGAGGGGGTGGGTTCGGAGGGCCGCGCCAGGGCTTCGCGTCAGGAGGGCCTCTGGAGCGAGCGTGCCACTTCCCCGCGCTCGAACTGCCGCCGGGACCGGCCACGCCGCATCACCCTGAGCGCCCTGCTAGGGACAACACTGCCTTTGGCTATGAGTCAGATGACTCCAGTTTGTCCAGCAATGCATCAGGATCCAATAAAAGTG GTGAGAGCGCATCCAGTGCCTCAGATCCCAACACATCGCCGCAAGGCTACGCGGTGCGCGAGTGGCGCGGGCGGGCGCGCCGCGAGCCGCACCGCCCGCGCCGCATCGCGCCCGAGCGCTACCTCAACGCCTCCTACCCCTTCCAGGTCAAGTTCACGCCCGACGACTTGCTTAATG GATCCAAATGGGACAACCTGTCGCAGGAGATCTGGGACAAGTTTGTCAAGTCACAGCAGACAGAGGAGACATTCCGCAAGAAGATGAACCTCTGGAGATACCTCTACGTCACTATAAAG TCAATATTCCCGCGCTACGGGCTGTACGTGGTAGGCTCCACGATGTCGGGGTTCGCGTTAGACTCGTCGGACATGGACCTGTGCCTGTACGTGCGCGCGCTGGGCGAGACCGAGCCGCGCGCGCATGCGCTCCTCCACCTCAACTACATACTCGCCTACATCAAGAGCTTCGATCGCG ATGCCGAGCTGATTCAGGCAAAAGTGCCGATTCTGAAGTTCCGCGACGCGCGTGCCGGGCTGCAGGTGGACCTGAACTGCAATAATGTCGTTGGTATTAGGAACACCAGTTTGCTCTACTGCTACTCCCGTC TGGACTGGCGTGTACGGCCGCTGGTGGCGGTGACCAAACTCTGGGCACAGGCACACGACATCAACGACGCGAGGCATTGTACGCTTTCCTCATATTCGCTCACGCTCATGGTCATACACTTCTTGCAGT GCGGCACGTCGCCGCCGGTGCTGCCGTGCGTGTGCGTGCGCGGGCCGTGGGAGGTGCGCGCCGCGCGGCACAACCGCGCCTCGCTCGCAGAGCTGTTCCTGCAGCTGCTGCGGTACTACGCCACCTTCCC GTACGACAAGATGGCGGTGTCTGTGCGCGCGGGCCGCTGCGTGCCGGTGGCGgcgtgccgcgccgcgcgcagcCACAAGAACGAGCCGCACCAGTGGAAGCTGCTCTGTGTCGAAG AGCCGTTCGACCTGACGAACACGGCGCGCTCGGTGTACGACCCGGACACGTTCGTGCGCATCGTGGACACGTTCCGCAGCAGCGCCGCGCGCCTCGCCGCCTCGCCGCGCCTCGCCGCCGCGTggccgtcgccgccgccgccgccgccgccgctctaCCAGCCCGAGCGATGA